A part of Oncorhynchus masou masou isolate Uvic2021 chromosome 30, UVic_Omas_1.1, whole genome shotgun sequence genomic DNA contains:
- the LOC135522189 gene encoding solute carrier family 22 member 13-like isoform X2 — protein MTGLLIGSLVFGPMADRFGRRFAILVSLLFQLLFGVAAAFSPNIYVYISLRFVVGMTISGIAMNTFVLGAEWTSTSKRALFTILSQCFYAVGLMLLPWIAYGVRNWRALQLVLSSPVLLLAVYFWILPESARWLLTQGRQNEARQELQRAAAVNRREVPQSLLDMLEAENTSTTGSMMDLFKIPNLRKRALTMSYIWFVTSLVYFGVSLNVGHFGLDIYLTQFIFGLAEILSRLGCYTLLERLGRRPCQAGTLFFGGAACLLILAIPEDLPVLVTVIAVTGKFAIAASFTIVYVYTAELYPTVVRQNGVGLNSMCARGAGILVPLMHLLEVYHHALPMLICGLLPFIGGGLCFLLPETLNTELQDYIDPLVEKTMWNIRERDY, from the exons ATGACCGGCCTCTTAATAGGGTCCCTGGTGTTTGGACCTATGgcagacag GTTTGGTCGTCGCTTCGCCATCCTCGTTTCCCTGCTCTTCCAATTGCTGTTTGGAGTGGCCGCTGCCTTCTCCCCCAACATCTATGTCTACATTAGCCTTCGGTTCGTGGTCGGCATGACAATATCAGGCATTGCCATGAACACATTTGTGCTAG GGGCTGAGTGGACCAGTACATCTAAGCGGGCCCTCTTCACCATCCTCTCACAATGTTTCTATGCCGTGGGGCTGATGTTGCTGCCGTGGATTGCCTACGGGGTCCGCAACTGGAGGGCCCTGCAGCTGGTGCTTTCCAGCCCCGTCCTCCTACTGGCTGTCTACTTCTG GATTCTCCCAGAGTCGGCCCGTTGGCTACTAactcaaggcaggcagaatgagGCCAGGCAGGAGCTCCAGAGGGCAGCTGCGGTCAACAGGAGAGAGGTCCCCCAGTCATTACTTGACATG CTGGAGGCTGAGAACACGTCTACAACGGGCAGTATGATGGACCTCTTCAAGATACCTAACCTGAGGAAACGTGCTCTCACCATGAGCTACATCTG GTTTGTGACCAGCCTGGTCTACTTCGGTGTGAGTCTTAATGTGGGACATTTTGGCCTGGACATCTACCTGACCCAGTTCATCTTTGGCCTGGCAGAGATTCTTTCTCGCCTGGGCTGCTACACCCTCCTGGAGCGCCTGGGCAGGAGGCCCTGTCAGGCAGGCACCCTCTTCTTTGGTGGAGCAGCTTGTCTCCTAATTCTTGCTATTCCTGAAG ACCTTCCAGTATTGGTGACGGTCATTGCAGTGACTGGAAAGTTTGCTATAGCAGCGTCCTTCACTATTGTCTATGTATATACTGCTGAGCTCTATCCTACCGTAGTAAG acagaatggtgtgggtctgAACTCCATGTGTGCCCGTGGGGCAGGCATCCTGGTCCCTCTGATGCATCTGCTAGAAGTGTACCACCATGCCCTGCCCATGCTCATCTGTGGCCTCCTGCCCTTCATCGGCGGGGGGCTGTGCTTTCTACTGCCAGAGACCCTCAACACTGAACTCCAAGACTACATAGACCCACTCGTGGAGAAGACAATGTGG AACATCAGAGAGCGGGACTATTGA
- the LOC135522189 gene encoding solute carrier family 22 member 13-like isoform X1, which produces MTGLLIGSLVFGPMADRFGRRFAILVSLLFQLLFGVAAAFSPNIYVYISLRFVVGMTISGIAMNTFVLGAEWTSTSKRALFTILSQCFYAVGLMLLPWIAYGVRNWRALQLVLSSPVLLLAVYFWILPESARWLLTQGRQNEARQELQRAAAVNRREVPQSLLDMLEAENTSTTGSMMDLFKIPNLRKRALTMSYIWFVTSLVYFGVSLNVGHFGLDIYLTQFIFGLAEILSRLGCYTLLERLGRRPCQAGTLFFGGAACLLILAIPEDLPVLVTVIAVTGKFAIAASFTIVYVYTAELYPTVVRQNGVGLNSMCARGAGILVPLMHLLEVYHHALPMLICGLLPFIGGGLCFLLPETLNTELQDYIDPLVEKTITSESGTIENGLDEEEKPTELRSSKF; this is translated from the exons ATGACCGGCCTCTTAATAGGGTCCCTGGTGTTTGGACCTATGgcagacag GTTTGGTCGTCGCTTCGCCATCCTCGTTTCCCTGCTCTTCCAATTGCTGTTTGGAGTGGCCGCTGCCTTCTCCCCCAACATCTATGTCTACATTAGCCTTCGGTTCGTGGTCGGCATGACAATATCAGGCATTGCCATGAACACATTTGTGCTAG GGGCTGAGTGGACCAGTACATCTAAGCGGGCCCTCTTCACCATCCTCTCACAATGTTTCTATGCCGTGGGGCTGATGTTGCTGCCGTGGATTGCCTACGGGGTCCGCAACTGGAGGGCCCTGCAGCTGGTGCTTTCCAGCCCCGTCCTCCTACTGGCTGTCTACTTCTG GATTCTCCCAGAGTCGGCCCGTTGGCTACTAactcaaggcaggcagaatgagGCCAGGCAGGAGCTCCAGAGGGCAGCTGCGGTCAACAGGAGAGAGGTCCCCCAGTCATTACTTGACATG CTGGAGGCTGAGAACACGTCTACAACGGGCAGTATGATGGACCTCTTCAAGATACCTAACCTGAGGAAACGTGCTCTCACCATGAGCTACATCTG GTTTGTGACCAGCCTGGTCTACTTCGGTGTGAGTCTTAATGTGGGACATTTTGGCCTGGACATCTACCTGACCCAGTTCATCTTTGGCCTGGCAGAGATTCTTTCTCGCCTGGGCTGCTACACCCTCCTGGAGCGCCTGGGCAGGAGGCCCTGTCAGGCAGGCACCCTCTTCTTTGGTGGAGCAGCTTGTCTCCTAATTCTTGCTATTCCTGAAG ACCTTCCAGTATTGGTGACGGTCATTGCAGTGACTGGAAAGTTTGCTATAGCAGCGTCCTTCACTATTGTCTATGTATATACTGCTGAGCTCTATCCTACCGTAGTAAG acagaatggtgtgggtctgAACTCCATGTGTGCCCGTGGGGCAGGCATCCTGGTCCCTCTGATGCATCTGCTAGAAGTGTACCACCATGCCCTGCCCATGCTCATCTGTGGCCTCCTGCCCTTCATCGGCGGGGGGCTGTGCTTTCTACTGCCAGAGACCCTCAACACTGAACTCCAAGACTACATAGACCCACTCGTGGAGAAGACAAT AACATCAGAGAGCGGGACTATTGAAAACGGACTCGATGAGGAGGAGAAACCAACTGAATTGAGGAGCTCAAAATTCTGA